The Granulicella sibirica genome has a segment encoding these proteins:
- the pruA gene encoding L-glutamate gamma-semialdehyde dehydrogenase, with product MATTATTHAPFTNEPFLDFSISEDKQRMEEALAVIESDLGQTYNLVLGGRTIATTSQVVSTNPARPSQVIGIHAKAEAKHVDLAVASAQAAFDSWSRVPMSERADFLVLAAAHIRSHQFEFCAWLTYEVGKNWAEADADVGETIDFLEFYALEARRLDAARPPIQLPGERNRLRYVPLGVGAVIPPWNFPLAIMAGMTAASIVTGNTVVLKPSPDAPTIAAKFVALLEEIGLPAGVVNLCVGGPEFGSALVEHPQVRFIAFTGSKAVGLQIHERAAKTQPGQHFIKRTILELGGKDGIIVDADCDLDLAVEGVAVSAFGFSGQKCSACSRVIVDQSIYNVFCDRLAERVAKIESGDPAKNFYGGPVINEVAHKRVLNYLSVAETEGRILTGGNAINTPEGGYFIAPTVVADVAPNARLALEEIFGPVLAVIKSKDFDDALAIANNTEYGLTGAIYTSSREKLDRASEEFQVGNLYLNRKCTGAMVGAHPFGGFNMSGTDSKAGGPDYLLLFTQAKSIAEKVGVGNAQTEKQEELMGL from the coding sequence ATGGCAACTACCGCGACCACCCACGCCCCCTTTACGAACGAGCCGTTTCTCGACTTCTCCATCTCCGAAGACAAGCAGAGGATGGAGGAAGCTCTCGCGGTGATCGAATCCGATCTCGGCCAGACGTACAACCTCGTTCTCGGCGGCCGCACCATCGCCACCACCTCGCAGGTCGTCTCGACGAATCCCGCACGTCCTTCCCAGGTCATCGGTATCCACGCCAAGGCCGAGGCGAAGCACGTCGACCTGGCCGTCGCCTCCGCGCAGGCCGCCTTCGACTCCTGGTCGCGCGTGCCTATGTCCGAGCGCGCCGATTTCCTCGTCCTTGCTGCCGCCCACATTCGCTCGCACCAGTTCGAGTTCTGCGCCTGGCTTACCTATGAGGTCGGCAAGAACTGGGCCGAGGCTGACGCCGACGTAGGCGAGACCATCGACTTCCTCGAGTTCTACGCGCTCGAAGCCCGCCGTCTTGACGCGGCTAGACCACCCATCCAGCTCCCCGGCGAGCGCAACCGCTTGCGCTATGTCCCTCTCGGTGTCGGAGCAGTCATTCCCCCGTGGAACTTTCCGCTGGCCATCATGGCCGGCATGACCGCCGCGAGCATCGTTACCGGCAATACCGTCGTCCTCAAGCCCTCGCCCGACGCACCCACCATTGCCGCGAAGTTCGTCGCTCTTCTCGAAGAAATCGGCCTCCCTGCGGGTGTGGTCAACCTCTGCGTCGGCGGCCCCGAGTTCGGCTCGGCGCTCGTCGAGCATCCGCAGGTTCGCTTCATCGCCTTTACCGGTTCCAAAGCTGTAGGCCTCCAGATCCACGAACGCGCCGCCAAGACCCAGCCCGGCCAGCACTTCATCAAGCGGACGATCCTTGAACTCGGCGGTAAGGATGGCATCATCGTGGACGCCGACTGCGATCTCGACTTGGCCGTCGAAGGTGTTGCGGTCAGCGCCTTCGGCTTCAGCGGTCAGAAGTGCTCAGCATGCTCCCGCGTCATTGTGGACCAGAGCATCTACAACGTCTTCTGTGACCGCCTTGCCGAGCGCGTCGCCAAGATTGAGTCCGGCGATCCTGCGAAGAACTTCTACGGAGGTCCTGTCATCAACGAGGTCGCCCATAAGCGCGTACTCAACTATCTCTCCGTCGCTGAGACCGAAGGCCGCATACTCACCGGCGGCAACGCGATCAACACACCCGAAGGCGGCTACTTCATCGCCCCAACGGTTGTCGCCGACGTCGCCCCGAACGCGCGCCTCGCCCTGGAAGAGATCTTCGGACCTGTCCTCGCGGTCATCAAGTCGAAGGACTTTGACGATGCCCTGGCTATCGCGAATAACACCGAGTACGGCCTCACCGGAGCCATATACACCAGTTCCCGCGAGAAGCTCGACCGCGCAAGCGAAGAGTTCCAGGTCGGCAATCTCTACCTGAATCGCAAATGCACCGGCGCCATGGTCGGCGCGCATCCCTTTGGCGGCTTCAACATGAGCGGAACAGACTCCAAGGCAGGCGGCCCGGATTATCTCCTGCTCTTCACGCAGGCAAAGTCCATCGCCGAAAAGGTCGGCGTCGGCAACGCCCAGACGGAAAAGCAGGAAGAGCTGATGGGACTCTAG
- a CDS encoding protease pro-enzyme activation domain-containing protein, with translation MSQNISQAVPTAQANRITTHPELSVTRRLAGHVPSWAVAANDAAAVPSDTVLGVTVLLSRSPESQAAFTKMLADQQDPQSANYHHWLTPQQVGELYGPTQHDVDAVTSWLSGQGMAVSDVTPSRIFVHVSAPASVVGNAFGTSFRYFAINGVRRFSTVSDPAIPAAFAAVIGSISGLSETSLRPMSRMQSMPMPGASNEAGSGPSPEFTAPSGLHYVTPGDFSIIFDAQPSYNAGFTGAGQKVAIIGRSRVVATDISEFETNTALASNVPNTIIPTNGVDPGITGTGDQGEATLDVDRVIGTAPGVQADLVVSGTAGGFDGIYVAAQYEVQTLRDPVMNISFGSCEVYAGPSNVTLWDTLFAQAASEGISVFVSSADSGAATCDPQFSTPPAYQFQSVNYICVSSYATCVGATEFADTANPAQYWTTANGTGMVSAVGYIPEGAWNEPTETNSTGATIYVAASGGGGASIYVPKPAWQTGTGVPADGARDVPDMSFPGAGHDGYYACFALGGGDCAKGYFEYFSGTSAAAPTMAAVTALLNQKTGVSQGNLNPLLYRVAAATPNAFHDATQASSGVANCSTAVPSMCNNSTPSPTGLAGGLAGFGLTTGYDQATGLGSLDITNFLNAAATPASTLTATTMVVTESFPVIASGKTVSFTATLSGTGVSSATGTVQFYADGNALGSPVAVSSGVAMTPFLPFTASGRFLITAVYSGDGSFASTTAPGIQLTVTGITPSVSITAGTATIPIGGGTTFTATVVQAAGAPVPTGIVRFLVTTSTTSTYVATAPLSGGTATSPVIGFSASGSETVRAVYLGDSIYSSGSSFPLPLTVQKIQSVAQLATPSGAIGMGGYAAFTTTVTSLPYNGADPVPTGTVQLFSNGVALGAPFGLPSATVPSVMVTSLAQQFSVAGTDMITAVYSGDASWAGSTSAAVTLTVLTTPPSITVTPASPSISVSAGATTNNTAGLTVQGVNGFLGGVNLTCAVSYNGTATISFPPTCSLSSTSVSLSGSAGTSVTVTVGTTLPHRAQAHTSSAGLWRVGGGLPGALAGTVLGAFCLAFVPRRRRLMSLLSMLLVTGVLSGCGGSTVPVTSTPTATPVGTTTGSYTVTVTATTTVAGIAAPSPATIALTVN, from the coding sequence TTGTCTCAGAACATTTCTCAGGCCGTTCCCACCGCGCAAGCGAACCGTATCACAACTCATCCGGAACTGAGCGTTACACGACGGCTTGCAGGGCACGTTCCATCCTGGGCTGTCGCTGCGAATGATGCGGCGGCAGTTCCATCGGATACCGTGCTCGGCGTCACCGTGTTGCTCAGCCGTTCTCCAGAGAGCCAGGCGGCTTTCACCAAGATGCTCGCGGATCAGCAGGATCCTCAGTCGGCGAACTACCATCACTGGCTGACTCCGCAGCAGGTGGGTGAGTTGTATGGCCCAACTCAGCATGACGTCGATGCGGTGACATCGTGGCTTAGCGGGCAGGGCATGGCTGTTTCGGACGTGACACCGAGCCGGATATTTGTGCATGTCTCCGCGCCTGCCTCCGTTGTCGGCAATGCTTTCGGGACGAGCTTTCGTTACTTCGCGATCAACGGCGTGAGGCGCTTTTCAACGGTTTCTGATCCGGCCATCCCGGCGGCCTTTGCCGCAGTGATCGGATCGATTTCGGGTTTGTCGGAGACCTCTCTACGGCCCATGAGCCGCATGCAGTCGATGCCGATGCCAGGCGCATCGAACGAGGCTGGATCGGGGCCTTCGCCGGAGTTCACGGCGCCTTCGGGGCTGCATTACGTGACGCCGGGGGACTTCTCGATCATCTTCGACGCACAGCCTTCGTACAATGCAGGCTTTACCGGTGCCGGGCAGAAGGTAGCTATCATCGGGCGGTCGCGCGTTGTGGCAACTGATATTTCGGAGTTCGAGACGAATACTGCGCTGGCTTCCAATGTGCCGAACACGATCATTCCGACCAACGGTGTGGACCCGGGGATTACAGGTACAGGCGACCAGGGTGAGGCGACGCTCGACGTGGATCGCGTGATCGGGACGGCACCGGGAGTGCAGGCGGACCTAGTGGTGAGCGGGACGGCTGGCGGGTTTGACGGGATCTATGTCGCGGCGCAGTATGAGGTGCAAACACTGCGAGATCCCGTGATGAATATCAGCTTCGGGTCGTGCGAGGTTTATGCCGGGCCATCGAATGTGACCCTTTGGGACACGTTGTTCGCGCAGGCTGCGAGCGAGGGGATCTCGGTGTTCGTGTCGTCGGCGGATTCGGGTGCAGCAACGTGCGATCCCCAGTTTTCGACGCCACCGGCGTACCAGTTTCAGAGCGTCAACTATATCTGTGTGAGTTCGTATGCGACGTGCGTGGGGGCGACGGAGTTCGCGGACACGGCAAACCCGGCGCAGTACTGGACGACAGCGAATGGGACCGGGATGGTTTCGGCGGTTGGGTACATTCCGGAGGGTGCGTGGAATGAGCCGACGGAGACAAATTCGACGGGTGCGACGATCTATGTGGCGGCCTCGGGCGGCGGGGGCGCGAGCATCTATGTTCCGAAGCCAGCGTGGCAGACGGGGACGGGTGTGCCGGCGGATGGAGCCCGCGATGTGCCGGATATGAGCTTTCCGGGCGCCGGACATGATGGCTACTATGCCTGCTTCGCGCTGGGCGGGGGAGATTGCGCAAAAGGATATTTCGAGTACTTCTCAGGGACATCGGCGGCGGCTCCAACGATGGCGGCTGTGACGGCGTTGCTGAACCAGAAGACGGGTGTGTCGCAGGGGAACTTGAACCCTCTACTTTATCGGGTGGCTGCCGCGACTCCGAATGCCTTTCATGATGCGACGCAGGCGAGCAGCGGAGTCGCGAACTGCTCAACGGCTGTACCGAGCATGTGCAATAACAGCACGCCGAGCCCGACGGGGTTGGCGGGTGGGCTTGCGGGTTTCGGTTTGACGACGGGCTACGACCAAGCGACGGGGCTCGGGTCGCTCGATATTACGAACTTTCTGAATGCAGCGGCGACTCCAGCCTCCACGTTGACGGCGACGACGATGGTGGTAACCGAGAGCTTTCCCGTGATCGCGAGCGGAAAGACCGTGAGCTTTACGGCGACTCTGAGTGGGACGGGCGTGAGTTCGGCGACGGGTACGGTGCAGTTCTACGCGGATGGAAATGCTCTTGGATCGCCGGTAGCGGTGTCTTCTGGGGTGGCGATGACTCCGTTTCTTCCTTTCACCGCGTCGGGGCGGTTTTTGATCACGGCTGTCTATTCAGGGGACGGCAGCTTCGCCTCAACGACGGCTCCGGGTATCCAACTGACCGTGACCGGCATCACGCCCTCGGTTTCGATCACGGCGGGGACGGCGACGATTCCTATCGGGGGTGGGACAACTTTCACCGCCACGGTCGTGCAGGCTGCAGGCGCTCCGGTACCGACCGGAATAGTGCGGTTTCTCGTCACGACGTCCACGACGTCGACTTACGTTGCGACGGCTCCTCTCTCGGGCGGAACGGCGACGAGTCCGGTGATCGGCTTCAGCGCTTCTGGAAGCGAGACCGTGAGGGCGGTATACCTGGGCGACTCGATTTATTCCAGCGGAAGCTCATTCCCGTTGCCACTTACCGTCCAGAAGATTCAGTCGGTTGCTCAACTTGCGACTCCTTCCGGGGCCATTGGGATGGGCGGCTACGCGGCGTTCACGACGACGGTTACATCATTGCCTTATAACGGTGCGGATCCGGTGCCGACCGGGACGGTGCAGCTTTTCTCGAACGGCGTTGCTCTCGGTGCGCCGTTTGGCTTGCCTTCGGCGACTGTGCCGTCCGTCATGGTAACATCGCTGGCGCAGCAGTTTTCGGTTGCGGGGACCGACATGATCACAGCGGTGTATTCGGGCGACGCTTCGTGGGCGGGGTCGACCTCTGCTGCGGTCACGCTGACGGTGTTGACGACTCCTCCTTCCATTACGGTGACCCCTGCGTCACCGTCGATCAGCGTCTCGGCGGGGGCAACAACGAATAACACTGCCGGTTTGACGGTGCAGGGAGTAAACGGCTTTCTCGGTGGCGTGAACCTGACGTGCGCCGTGAGTTATAACGGGACGGCTACCATCAGCTTTCCACCAACCTGCTCGCTGAGCAGCACTTCGGTTTCATTGAGCGGGAGTGCGGGGACTTCGGTCACAGTGACGGTTGGGACGACCTTGCCTCACAGGGCGCAAGCACACACATCGAGTGCTGGACTGTGGAGGGTGGGAGGAGGACTCCCAGGGGCGCTGGCCGGGACAGTGCTCGGTGCGTTTTGCCTCGCCTTCGTACCTCGGCGGCGACGCCTGATGTCGTTGCTTTCTATGCTGCTGGTGACAGGCGTGCTGTCCGGGTGCGGAGGAAGCACTGTTCCGGTAACGTCGACGCCGACTGCAACACCGGTTGGGACGACGACGGGCAGTTATACCGTCACAGTAACGGCGACGACGACGGTGGCAGGGATTGCAGCTCCGTCTCCGGCGACGATCGCGTTGACGGTCAACTAA
- a CDS encoding response regulator transcription factor — translation MADEVSTGAVQELYLGGSYVTMNRIILADNQAIFRAGAARVLSLEDDMRIVAQCEDGERLRAAIEAFHNSVVLFAATMVADPVTLLENVKTNGSRAILIAETGAEIPDNVMQMLSGMVPRSIAGTDLIDCARRVGRGQRCIHGANVTTLQVPDSVGARVRDRLTPKELQIVALIVQGCKNKEIALQLGTKEQVIKNYLRSVYDKTGVSDRLELALFTIHHRVLAEAAAKAGTLLEMKTA, via the coding sequence ATGGCCGATGAGGTGTCTACAGGCGCGGTGCAAGAGCTTTACCTCGGCGGGAGCTACGTCACGATGAATCGGATCATACTCGCAGACAACCAGGCCATCTTCCGCGCGGGCGCAGCACGTGTGCTGTCGCTTGAGGACGATATGCGGATCGTAGCTCAGTGCGAGGATGGCGAACGCCTGCGTGCGGCGATCGAAGCGTTCCACAACTCGGTCGTTCTGTTCGCGGCGACGATGGTGGCCGATCCAGTGACCCTGCTCGAGAATGTGAAGACGAATGGAAGCAGGGCCATCTTGATCGCGGAGACGGGTGCCGAGATTCCCGACAACGTGATGCAGATGCTCAGCGGGATGGTGCCGCGCAGCATCGCGGGGACAGATCTGATCGACTGCGCGCGCCGTGTGGGCCGCGGACAGCGCTGCATTCACGGTGCCAATGTAACGACGCTGCAGGTACCAGACAGCGTGGGTGCCCGGGTACGCGATCGGCTGACGCCCAAGGAATTGCAGATCGTCGCACTGATCGTGCAGGGGTGCAAGAACAAAGAGATTGCCTTGCAGCTTGGCACCAAGGAGCAGGTGATCAAGAACTACCTGAGAAGCGTCTACGACAAGACAGGCGTTTCTGACCGGCTCGAGCTCGCACTGTTTACAATTCACCATCGCGTGCTTGCTGAAGCCGCCGCAAAGGCCGGAACTCTTCTCGAGATGAAAACGGCTTAG
- a CDS encoding FAD-dependent oxidoreductase: protein MAKPILLAVDDDTSVLEAVVQDLRRKYGEHYRIVRAASGAAALDICKQLQERKDAVALFLSDQRMPGMTGVDFLQQAMVIFPEARRVLLTAYADTEAAIRAINSAKIHYYLNKPWDPPEEKLYPVLDDLLQAWNQGYKPAYDGIQVVSVRWAQGDHVVRDFLSRNRIPFKWLNPEQTPEALPLLRGKGIDDAKLPVVLFGDGTALVQPTTIQLASKVGLATQAQQDYYDVVIVGAGPAGLAAGVYGASEGLKTLLVDAYAPGGQAGSSSRIENYLGFPEGLSGDELAKRSWLQAQRLGVEFLTQRVTCIRSENGYHIAVMSDGREITCRVCILSTGVDYCKLDIPCEQEFSGAGLFYGAALTEAISCADEEVYIVGGANSAGQAAMHFSRHAKHVRMLIRGEGLERSMSKYLIDQIAGRPNITVETHTELQALSGNGHLDAVTLSTPSGTETRPATSVFIFIGAEPKTGWLPKEIVTDQKGFILAGPDLKAKAKSAWKLDRDPYLLETSVPGIFVAGDVRYGSVKRCASAVGEGSIAIQFVHQYLATL, encoded by the coding sequence ATGGCAAAACCGATTCTCCTTGCCGTTGACGACGACACCAGCGTTCTCGAGGCCGTCGTCCAGGACCTCCGCCGTAAATACGGCGAGCATTACCGTATCGTGCGCGCCGCTTCCGGAGCCGCCGCTCTCGATATTTGCAAGCAGTTGCAGGAGCGCAAGGACGCCGTCGCTCTTTTTCTGTCCGATCAGCGCATGCCAGGCATGACCGGCGTGGACTTTCTCCAGCAGGCCATGGTGATCTTTCCCGAAGCACGTCGCGTCCTCCTCACCGCGTACGCAGACACTGAAGCAGCCATCCGAGCGATCAACTCCGCCAAGATCCACTACTACCTGAACAAGCCCTGGGATCCTCCAGAAGAGAAACTCTATCCCGTTCTGGACGATCTGCTACAAGCATGGAATCAGGGTTATAAACCCGCCTACGACGGCATCCAGGTGGTCAGCGTCCGCTGGGCGCAGGGCGATCACGTCGTCCGCGACTTCCTTTCGCGAAACCGCATCCCCTTCAAGTGGCTGAATCCTGAGCAAACCCCCGAGGCATTGCCTCTTCTACGTGGAAAGGGCATAGACGACGCCAAGCTGCCCGTCGTCCTGTTCGGCGACGGCACAGCGCTCGTTCAGCCCACGACCATCCAGCTCGCCTCGAAGGTCGGCCTCGCCACCCAGGCTCAGCAGGACTACTATGACGTCGTGATCGTCGGAGCGGGCCCTGCGGGTCTTGCCGCCGGAGTGTATGGAGCATCAGAGGGCCTCAAAACCCTTCTCGTGGATGCATATGCCCCAGGTGGACAAGCCGGATCCAGTTCCCGCATCGAAAATTACCTGGGCTTTCCGGAGGGCCTTTCGGGCGATGAGCTCGCGAAGCGCTCCTGGTTGCAGGCGCAACGCCTCGGCGTCGAGTTCCTCACCCAACGCGTCACCTGCATTCGCTCTGAGAACGGTTACCATATCGCCGTTATGAGCGATGGCCGCGAGATTACATGCCGCGTCTGCATCCTCTCCACCGGCGTCGACTATTGCAAACTCGACATACCCTGCGAGCAGGAGTTCAGCGGAGCCGGCCTTTTCTACGGAGCGGCTCTGACAGAAGCGATCTCCTGTGCCGATGAAGAGGTGTACATTGTGGGCGGCGCCAACTCCGCCGGACAGGCCGCCATGCATTTCTCTCGACACGCCAAACACGTTCGCATGCTCATTCGTGGGGAAGGCCTCGAGCGCAGTATGTCGAAGTACCTGATCGACCAGATCGCGGGACGGCCCAACATCACCGTTGAAACCCATACCGAGTTGCAGGCGCTCAGCGGCAATGGACATCTCGACGCCGTCACCCTCTCAACCCCATCTGGGACAGAAACTCGCCCCGCTACATCCGTGTTCATCTTCATAGGCGCCGAACCAAAGACTGGATGGCTGCCGAAGGAGATCGTGACCGATCAGAAGGGCTTTATTCTCGCCGGGCCAGACCTGAAGGCGAAGGCAAAGAGCGCCTGGAAGCTCGACCGCGACCCATATCTGCTCGAGACAAGTGTTCCCGGCATCTTCGTTGCCGGGGATGTTCGTTATGGTTCGGTCAAACGCTGCGCCTCGGCCGTTGGCGAAGGTTCCATCGCCATCCAGTTCGTCCACCAATATCTCGCAACCCTATAA
- a CDS encoding VOC family protein, translating into MPLTPFHIAFPVNDLDAARTFYGTTLGCPEGRSSVEWIDFDFFGHQIVAHLSPNAPGKRHANAVDGHAVPVPHFGVVLEMSVWQSLADRVRDAGIHFEIEPYIRFKGEVGEQATMFFYDPAGNALEFKSFADMSQLFAK; encoded by the coding sequence ATGCCCCTCACCCCGTTTCACATCGCCTTCCCCGTCAACGATCTCGACGCTGCCCGCACATTCTACGGCACCACTCTCGGCTGCCCCGAAGGGCGCAGCTCCGTCGAGTGGATCGACTTCGACTTCTTCGGCCACCAGATCGTCGCCCACCTCTCCCCCAACGCCCCAGGCAAACGCCACGCCAATGCAGTCGACGGCCATGCTGTCCCCGTCCCCCACTTCGGCGTTGTCCTTGAAATGTCCGTCTGGCAGAGCCTGGCAGATCGTGTCCGTGACGCCGGCATCCACTTCGAGATCGAGCCCTACATTCGCTTCAAGGGTGAAGTCGGTGAGCAAGCTACCATGTTCTTTTACGACCCCGCCGGCAACGCCCTCGAATTCAAATCATTCGCCGATATGAGCCAGCTGTTCGCCAAGTAA
- a CDS encoding ATP-binding protein, which translates to MTPSQPQTEAIPTETTIPQVSPKNPPLDRATLLSYLQKVPILASISEEDLDCLDDVERVEYPAGEVIAKQGETARYFYILLTGKVGIAYKRPDGVESSMAVLPPGSAFGELPLLANIQNPSTTSTLEPSLLLRLTDEEFWHLMTECPEVRKAILGNMAFRLQKMQSTTVQQEKMAALGTLAAGLMHELNNPGAAARRASSQLRENLLRMHELSARFTRIDLKPSQKQCLLDLQSHVLSAAPLQLNSLEQSDAEESLAEWMEGSNIENAWKLAPTLVSVGINAQELSCTRDSFDGTTFSDALNWVDALASSMQLVSTIEESIGRVSTLVTAVKSYAYEGKGQRQTININESLYATLVILGHKMREKQVTLEKSLDPQLPLLESSCSGLNQIWTNILDNAIDAVPEHGRIRVRTWAESEHDGKGVPTLCVTIEDDGPGIPLEVQPHIFDPFYTTKPVGVGTGLGLGIVYRIVESFGGTIRFSSVPGNTTFFVRIPAQLLDQSEVKAAS; encoded by the coding sequence ATGACCCCCTCCCAACCTCAAACCGAAGCCATCCCGACCGAAACCACGATACCCCAGGTATCGCCGAAGAATCCTCCACTCGACCGCGCCACCCTGCTCTCGTATCTGCAGAAGGTGCCGATCCTTGCCTCCATCTCGGAAGAGGACCTGGATTGCCTCGACGACGTCGAGCGAGTCGAGTACCCGGCCGGGGAAGTGATCGCGAAACAGGGCGAAACGGCTCGTTACTTCTACATTCTCCTCACTGGCAAGGTGGGTATCGCGTACAAACGACCCGATGGCGTCGAATCCAGCATGGCGGTCCTGCCTCCCGGGTCCGCCTTCGGTGAACTCCCACTCCTCGCCAATATCCAGAACCCCTCCACCACCTCTACCCTCGAACCCTCCCTCCTGCTCCGCCTCACCGACGAAGAGTTCTGGCACCTTATGACCGAGTGCCCCGAGGTCCGCAAGGCAATCCTCGGAAATATGGCCTTCCGCCTCCAGAAGATGCAGAGCACTACCGTGCAGCAGGAGAAGATGGCCGCTCTCGGCACTCTTGCCGCAGGCCTCATGCACGAACTTAACAACCCCGGTGCCGCTGCTCGCCGGGCTTCCTCGCAGCTTCGGGAAAACCTTCTCCGGATGCACGAGCTCAGCGCCCGCTTCACCCGCATCGACCTCAAACCAAGCCAGAAGCAGTGCCTTCTCGACCTTCAGTCCCACGTTTTGAGCGCCGCCCCCCTCCAGCTCAACTCCCTCGAGCAGAGCGATGCCGAAGAATCTCTCGCTGAGTGGATGGAAGGTTCGAACATCGAGAACGCCTGGAAGCTCGCCCCCACCCTCGTCTCCGTCGGCATCAACGCCCAGGAGTTGAGCTGCACCCGGGATTCCTTCGACGGCACCACCTTCTCCGACGCCCTCAACTGGGTCGATGCCCTCGCCTCCAGCATGCAGCTCGTCAGCACCATCGAGGAGAGCATCGGCCGCGTCTCCACCCTCGTAACCGCCGTCAAGTCCTACGCCTACGAAGGCAAGGGACAGCGCCAGACGATCAATATTAACGAGAGCCTCTACGCCACACTTGTCATCCTTGGCCACAAGATGCGCGAGAAGCAGGTCACCCTCGAAAAGAGTCTCGACCCTCAGCTTCCGCTGCTCGAATCCTCATGCTCCGGCCTCAACCAGATATGGACGAACATTCTCGACAACGCCATCGACGCCGTTCCCGAGCACGGCCGCATCCGGGTACGCACCTGGGCCGAGAGCGAGCATGACGGCAAGGGAGTTCCGACTCTCTGCGTGACTATCGAGGATGATGGCCCCGGCATCCCCCTCGAAGTCCAGCCACACATCTTCGACCCTTTCTACACCACCAAGCCTGTAGGCGTCGGAACCGGCCTCGGCCTCGGAATCGTCTATCGCATCGTCGAATCCTTTGGTGGTACGATCCGCTTCTCCTCGGTTCCCGGCAACACTACTTTCTTCGTCCGGATCCCCGCCCAGCTACTCGACCAGTCCGAGGTCAAAGCCGCCTCCTGA